The following coding sequences are from one Macaca nemestrina isolate mMacNem1 chromosome 1, mMacNem.hap1, whole genome shotgun sequence window:
- the LOC105497977 gene encoding small conductance calcium-activated potassium channel protein 3 isoform X4, which produces MWLISITFLSIGYGDMVPHTYCGKGVCLLTGIMGAGCTALVVAVVARKLELTKAEKHVHNFMMDTQLTKRIKNAAANVLRETWLIYKHTKLLKKIDHAKVRKHQRKFLQAIHQLRSVKMEQRKLSDQANTLVDLSKMQNVMYDLITELNDRSEDLEKQIGSLESKLEHLTASFNSLPLLIADTLRQQQQQLLSAIIEARGVSVAVGTTHTPISDSPIGVSSTSFPTPYTSSSSC; this is translated from the exons ATGTGGCTCATCTCCATCACATTCCTTTCCATTGGTTATGGGGACATGGTGCCCCACACATACTGTGGGAAAGGTGTCTGTCTCCTTACTGGCATTATG GGTGCAGGCTGCACTGCCCTTGTGGTGGCCGTGGTGGCCCGAAAGCTGGAACTCACCAAAGCAGAGAAGCACGTTCATAACTTCATGATGGACACTCAGCTCACCAAGCGG ATCAAGAATGCTGCAGCCAATGTCCTTCGGGAAACATGGTTAATCTATAAACACACAAAGCTGCTAAAGAAGATTGACCATGCCAAAGTCAGGAAACACCAGAGGAAGTTCCTCCAAGCTATCCACCA GTTGAGGAGCGTCAAGATGGAGCAGAGGAAGCTAAGTGACCAAGCCAACACCCTGGTGGACCTTTCCAAG aTGCAGAATGTCATGTATGACTTAATCACGGAACTCAATGACCGGAGCGAAGACCTGGAGAAGCAGATTGGCAGCCTGGAGTCGAAGCTGGAGCATCTCACCGCCAGCTTCAACTCCCTGCCTCTGCTCATCGCCGACACCCTgcgccagcagcagcagcagctcctgtCTGCCATCATCGAGGCCCGGGGTGTCAGCGTGGCAGTGGGCACCACCCACACCCCAATCTCCGATAGCCCCATTGGGGTCAGCTCCACCTCCTTCCCGACCCCATACACAAGTTCAAGCAGTTGCTAA